From a single Fusobacterium pseudoperiodonticum genomic region:
- a CDS encoding Gp138 family membrane-puncturing spike protein: protein MIEVIKNMIDDSLNELHTSLACKITSINYGAGTCTVQPLAKRELCQQKIDYPPLIDVRLDFLKFGGWSFQIPRKVGDIVWVGFSETALSDETSLERFSLNEPYIIGSCENGFEANSDDIILQGAGTRIEIKGNGDITILAGSNETTITSNVTLNGNLTINGNTTQIGDTTQTGTVTVNGSIGASGDVTGKGISLDKHTHNYRPGDQSPTSTGKAN from the coding sequence ATGATAGAAGTTATAAAAAATATGATAGATGATAGCTTAAATGAATTACATACAAGTCTAGCTTGTAAAATTACATCTATTAATTATGGTGCTGGAACTTGCACAGTTCAACCTCTTGCTAAAAGAGAATTATGTCAACAAAAAATTGATTATCCTCCACTTATAGATGTTAGATTAGATTTTCTTAAATTTGGCGGATGGAGTTTTCAAATACCTAGGAAAGTTGGCGATATTGTATGGGTTGGCTTTAGTGAAACAGCATTATCTGATGAAACAAGTCTTGAAAGATTTAGCTTGAATGAGCCTTACATAATTGGAAGCTGTGAAAATGGCTTTGAAGCTAATTCAGATGACATAATTCTACAAGGTGCAGGAACTAGAATCGAAATAAAAGGCAATGGAGATATAACTATACTTGCAGGAAGTAATGAAACAACTATCACAAGTAATGTTACTTTAAATGGCAATTTAACTATAAATGGTAATACTACACAAATTGGGGATACAACTCAAACAGGAACAGTAACAGTAAATGGAAGTATTGGAGCAAGTGGAGATGTTACAGGTAAAGGAATTAGTTTAGACAAACATACTCATAACTATAGACCTGGAGATCAAAGCCCAACATCTACAGGTAAAGCTAACTAG
- a CDS encoding baseplate J/gp47 family protein, giving the protein MITDKGFIVPTIDEIYTRKLNDFKAVKPDLRETDSNIIIAWLRFDSAEEYDSYLQALTAFNELSVYTATGSNLNAITSHLGMTWEKEKKAVGKITVTAEIGTQIPQAWGVETKSGVKFVTLNTSTITTTARETEIEVIALEGGTDGNVSSGAITEQTEILTGVISINNKLNTLGGKDLETDTELRERYLKRLDRKSSFTTEGIKNYILQNTNVKKCQVIENDTDTFDSDGRLAHSYECICYGDTNDNILKALYEYKIAGIRTVGAITKNFDEISVGFTRPTEKTVFLKVEIQGIKEVWRDEFKKTIKDIYLKYIDEIEPNSTIYLYKIIGEIYKNVSGIKTLRIKLGDVKYNEREQDYKLSNKEVAVANADDITIEVNL; this is encoded by the coding sequence ATGATAACAGATAAGGGCTTTATAGTTCCAACTATAGATGAAATTTATACTAGAAAGCTAAATGATTTTAAAGCAGTAAAGCCTGATTTAAGAGAAACGGACAGCAACATTATAATCGCTTGGTTAAGGTTTGATAGTGCTGAAGAGTATGATAGCTATTTACAAGCTTTAACAGCATTTAATGAACTATCTGTATACACAGCAACAGGCTCTAATTTAAACGCTATAACTAGCCATTTAGGGATGACTTGGGAAAAAGAAAAAAAAGCAGTTGGTAAAATTACAGTTACTGCTGAAATAGGAACACAGATACCCCAAGCTTGGGGAGTAGAGACTAAATCAGGCGTTAAGTTTGTAACTCTAAATACATCTACTATTACTACTACAGCAAGAGAGACAGAAATTGAAGTAATAGCATTAGAAGGTGGAACAGATGGTAATGTAAGTTCAGGGGCAATAACAGAACAAACAGAAATTTTAACTGGAGTTATATCTATTAACAATAAATTGAATACATTAGGTGGAAAAGACTTAGAAACAGACACAGAGTTAAGAGAAAGATATCTAAAAAGACTAGATAGAAAAAGTTCATTTACAACTGAGGGTATTAAAAATTATATCTTACAAAATACCAATGTTAAAAAATGCCAAGTTATAGAGAATGACACTGATACATTTGATAGTGACGGCAGATTAGCACATAGTTATGAATGTATTTGCTATGGAGATACTAACGATAACATCTTAAAAGCTTTATACGAGTATAAAATTGCAGGTATTAGAACGGTTGGAGCAATTACAAAGAATTTTGATGAAATTAGTGTAGGCTTCACTAGACCAACAGAAAAAACTGTATTCTTGAAAGTTGAAATTCAAGGTATTAAGGAAGTTTGGAGAGATGAATTCAAAAAAACTATAAAAGATATTTACTTAAAATACATAGATGAAATTGAGCCAAACAGCACTATTTACTTATATAAAATCATTGGTGAAATATATAAAAATGTAAGTGGAATAAAAACTTTAAGAATAAAACTAGGAGATGTTAAGTACAACGAAAGAGAGCAAGATTACAAGCTATCTAATAAAGAGGTTGCAGTTGCTAATGCTGATGATATAACTATCGAGGTGAATTTATGA
- a CDS encoding glucose PTS transporter subunit IIA, whose amino-acid sequence MVLKDLSLAKTDKLENIDLVKGCFVAGSQLQLIFGAGTVNEVYKVFAKEAKLENMSLSDVKDIANNKENPLQKVIKALSDVFVEIIPAILAAAILLGVTRFLANFEAVKTNQTLYAINRLSNLASVGIFAVLPMVVVYSATKRFGGRAILGIVVGAIMLDGSLANAYSIGTPGFNPEILDLFGLKIQMVGFQGGIIVALMMGYIVAQLDKFFEKKIPSVIKLLVSPMLTVFISTFLLFTIVGPIGRELSNYITGGLVWISTEFGLIGYMIFAGLQQIIVITGLHHILNAAEAQLIATTGRDFLNPLMSVALISQGGAVLGYYLLHRKERKVAEIALPSFVSILFGISEPAIFGVNLKYKFPLIAGCIAGAIAGAFVYIFKLSSLGFGATAIPGITIIDPANNGYINYIIVHLIGLVLGIVICYTFGKAKTKKVIVDEEKANENTSEIKVESITDTNLDEITLISPIKGEVKDISESSDETFASKVMGDGILVNPSEEIFVAPADATVELVFPTKHAIGLSLKDGSQILMHCGINTVSMNGEGFEVYVEEGQEIKQGDKLIKMDLEKVKQAGHSTQTLMIVNELPDGRKVEVNPDSKTPIIIKKI is encoded by the coding sequence ATTGTATTAAAAGACTTATCTTTAGCAAAAACAGATAAATTAGAAAATATTGATTTAGTTAAGGGGTGTTTTGTTGCTGGTAGTCAATTACAACTTATTTTTGGAGCAGGAACTGTAAATGAAGTTTATAAGGTTTTTGCAAAGGAAGCAAAATTAGAAAATATGTCTTTATCTGATGTAAAAGATATTGCAAACAACAAAGAAAATCCACTACAAAAAGTTATCAAAGCTCTCTCAGATGTATTTGTTGAAATCATACCTGCAATATTAGCTGCTGCTATTTTACTAGGAGTCACTAGATTCTTAGCTAATTTTGAAGCTGTAAAAACTAATCAAACTTTATATGCAATCAACCGTTTATCTAATCTAGCCTCTGTTGGAATTTTTGCTGTTTTACCTATGGTTGTTGTGTATTCAGCAACTAAAAGATTTGGTGGAAGAGCAATTCTAGGTATAGTTGTTGGAGCAATTATGCTTGATGGTAGTCTTGCAAATGCTTATTCAATAGGTACTCCTGGATTTAACCCTGAAATTTTAGATTTATTTGGACTAAAAATTCAAATGGTAGGTTTTCAAGGTGGTATTATAGTTGCTCTTATGATGGGATATATAGTTGCTCAATTGGATAAATTTTTTGAAAAGAAAATTCCTTCTGTTATTAAACTTTTAGTTTCTCCAATGTTGACAGTTTTCATCTCTACTTTCTTATTATTTACTATAGTTGGTCCTATTGGACGTGAACTTTCTAATTATATAACTGGAGGATTAGTTTGGATAAGTACAGAATTTGGTTTAATAGGTTATATGATATTTGCTGGTTTACAACAAATAATTGTTATCACAGGATTACATCATATCTTAAATGCTGCTGAAGCTCAATTAATAGCAACAACTGGTAGAGATTTTTTAAATCCTTTAATGTCAGTTGCTTTAATTTCACAAGGAGGAGCTGTTTTAGGATATTATCTATTACATCGTAAAGAAAGAAAAGTTGCTGAAATTGCTTTACCTTCTTTTGTGAGTATTCTATTTGGTATAAGTGAGCCAGCTATTTTTGGAGTGAACTTAAAATATAAATTTCCATTGATAGCAGGTTGTATTGCTGGTGCAATTGCTGGTGCCTTTGTATATATATTTAAATTAAGCTCTTTAGGTTTTGGAGCAACTGCAATACCAGGTATAACAATAATTGATCCAGCTAATAATGGTTATATAAACTACATTATAGTTCATTTAATAGGACTTGTCTTAGGAATAGTTATCTGTTACACATTTGGAAAAGCAAAAACTAAGAAAGTTATTGTAGATGAAGAGAAAGCAAATGAAAATACTTCTGAAATAAAAGTAGAAAGTATAACAGATACTAATTTAGATGAAATAACTTTAATTTCTCCAATAAAAGGAGAAGTAAAAGATATCTCTGAATCAAGTGATGAAACATTTGCATCAAAAGTTATGGGAGATGGAATTTTAGTAAATCCTAGTGAAGAAATCTTTGTTGCCCCAGCTGATGCAACAGTTGAACTTGTTTTTCCTACAAAACATGCTATAGGTTTAAGTTTAAAAGATGGAAGTCAAATCCTTATGCACTGTGGAATAAATACAGTTAGTATGAATGGTGAAGGTTTTGAAGTTTATGTTGAAGAAGGACAAGAAATTAAACAAGGTGATAAGTTAATTAAAATGGACTTAGAAAAAGTTAAACAAGCAGGTCATAGTACTCAAACTCTTATGATAGTAAATGAACTTCCTGATGGTAGAAAAGTTGAAGTTAATCCTGATAGTAAAACTCCTATCATAATAAAAAAAATTTAG
- a CDS encoding histidine kinase, whose protein sequence is MELEMSLTILGMLGTSLITVAGVLLGYHNYLMRQINKRLKKENYYRDKESLDKQLVEIKESSEKQNDEIKEMINRLSEKVDTDNKKIYDYLINFKK, encoded by the coding sequence ATGGAGTTAGAGATGTCATTAACTATATTGGGAATGCTTGGAACTTCTCTAATAACTGTAGCAGGTGTTTTGTTAGGTTACCATAATTATTTAATGAGACAGATTAATAAAAGACTGAAGAAAGAAAATTATTATAGAGATAAAGAAAGCCTTGACAAACAGTTGGTAGAAATAAAAGAAAGTTCAGAGAAACAGAATGATGAAATAAAAGAAATGATAAACAGATTAAGTGAAAAAGTTGATACAGATAATAAAAAAATTTATGATTATCTAATTAACTTTAAGAAATGA
- a CDS encoding DUF1353 domain-containing protein, whose translation MPELDEFDLKYYDGKDFILEKDYRYMIGDKLIHIPAGFKCDLASVPRVFRNIINTYGDHTKAAVIHDWLYRNGHKLGISRKEADKVFLEVMKEQGVGFFKRQLMYRAVRSFGMFSYKKED comes from the coding sequence ATGCCAGAATTAGATGAGTTTGATTTAAAATATTATGATGGTAAAGATTTCATTTTAGAAAAAGATTATAGATATATGATTGGAGATAAATTAATTCATATCCCTGCTGGTTTTAAATGTGATTTAGCTAGTGTTCCAAGAGTATTTAGAAATATTATAAATACTTACGGAGACCATACAAAAGCAGCAGTTATTCACGATTGGCTATATAGAAATGGTCATAAATTAGGAATATCAAGAAAAGAGGCAGATAAGGTATTCTTAGAGGTAATGAAAGAACAAGGTGTTGGATTCTTTAAAAGACAATTAATGTATAGAGCAGTAAGAAGTTTCGGAATGTTCTCATATAAAAAGGAGGATTAA
- a CDS encoding MarR family transcriptional regulator, whose amino-acid sequence MRKILFAILCFLFVSCSNLYKANKAYERGDYVENVLLTFKYFDEKPENFKELNEKKKNEINSKFSNIFEYYSKQKNSEKLEDRNKANIELFTIYITSDNSEYAKEFQAEREFLASNNAKNLFNQALKTNKELFSQNIGLGDDHTYALKVIDHTINMNIAIDALVESNKSLDRNKVELYNYFKKEIAKYRADGYISLAEVEEKEGSNRYLRSAQNLYYKANEIYSKYQKNYRNSYSKYESAKYKADLNDAEDNYNKGITEYRNAGSSKAKYRAANYYFKEAQKYVYNYKDTNKLLNETKEKGYFKYSLNSNNVDVKNKISNDLNSIAYPVTNGIELFIDYRDGDYNYNTSSNTNTEQLKKEVQTGVDSTGKPIMKVYNFTKTTTTVEEIGTIRYTFSVRGAYYNNNISNDITVKNTVNNVRYSGEVPPSSEYRNSDNKTLGSSELKKKVEEKLKKEVNGHIDSMVNDLKRI is encoded by the coding sequence ATGAGAAAAATTTTATTTGCTATTCTTTGTTTTTTATTTGTTTCTTGTAGTAATTTATATAAGGCGAATAAGGCTTATGAAAGAGGAGATTATGTTGAAAATGTACTATTAACTTTTAAATATTTTGATGAAAAACCTGAAAATTTTAAAGAATTAAATGAAAAGAAAAAAAATGAGATTAATAGCAAATTTTCAAATATTTTTGAATATTACTCAAAACAAAAAAATAGTGAGAAATTAGAAGATAGAAACAAGGCTAATATAGAACTTTTTACAATATATATTACTTCAGATAATAGTGAATATGCTAAAGAATTTCAAGCTGAAAGAGAATTCTTAGCTAGTAACAATGCAAAAAATCTTTTTAACCAAGCCTTAAAAACTAATAAAGAATTATTTTCACAAAATATAGGTTTAGGGGATGACCATACCTATGCTTTAAAAGTGATAGATCACACAATAAATATGAATATTGCAATTGATGCTTTGGTTGAAAGTAATAAGTCTTTAGATAGAAATAAAGTAGAATTGTATAACTATTTTAAAAAAGAAATAGCAAAATATAGAGCAGATGGTTATATATCACTTGCAGAAGTGGAAGAAAAAGAAGGAAGCAATAGGTATTTAAGAAGTGCTCAAAATCTTTACTATAAGGCTAATGAGATATATTCAAAATATCAAAAAAATTATAGAAATTCTTATTCTAAATATGAGTCAGCTAAATATAAAGCAGATTTAAATGATGCAGAGGACAACTATAATAAAGGAATAACAGAGTATAGAAATGCTGGTTCCTCAAAAGCAAAATATAGAGCTGCAAACTATTATTTTAAAGAAGCTCAAAAATATGTATATAATTATAAAGATACTAATAAATTACTAAATGAAACAAAAGAAAAAGGTTACTTTAAATATAGTTTAAATTCAAACAATGTAGATGTAAAAAATAAAATTAGTAATGATTTAAATTCCATAGCTTATCCTGTAACTAATGGGATAGAGCTTTTCATTGATTATAGAGATGGTGACTATAACTATAATACTTCTTCTAACACTAATACAGAACAGTTAAAAAAAGAAGTACAAACTGGCGTTGATTCAACAGGAAAGCCTATTATGAAAGTGTATAATTTTACAAAGACTACCACAACTGTTGAAGAAATAGGAACAATTCGTTATACTTTCTCTGTAAGAGGAGCTTATTACAATAATAATATAAGTAATGATATTACAGTAAAAAATACAGTAAATAATGTAAGATATTCAGGAGAAGTTCCACCAAGTTCTGAATATAGAAATTCAGATAATAAAACTTTAGGTTCTAGTGAATTAAAGAAGAAAGTAGAAGAAAAGTTAAAAAAAGAAGTAAATGGACATATTGATTCTATGGTGAATGATTTAAAAAGGATTTAG
- a CDS encoding pyocin knob domain-containing protein produces the protein MAEWINDPQGREEIEKVTKELKLPVWKANYKGKFRDFWNELWDKIEDYILKLKGDTEKNSKGLNDRLISAVGKHDGDFPIANAVVGNVYYSELTKKYYKCKVAGPAPMPNGNFIDMSILENLNRLENLYTTKEEKTKLSLTRINNVNLNNITEAGFYTSSGWANNISGLPQELNNNGGKAFYLVVFSLENGGYCQQILYSFKGIIFYRAITEANTSFNQWRKIG, from the coding sequence ATGGCTGAATGGATTAATGACCCACAAGGTAGAGAAGAAATAGAAAAGGTTACAAAAGAACTAAAATTACCAGTTTGGAAAGCTAATTACAAGGGAAAATTTAGAGACTTTTGGAATGAGTTATGGGATAAAATAGAGGATTACATTCTAAAATTAAAAGGCGATACAGAAAAGAATTCAAAAGGCTTGAATGACAGGCTCATATCAGCAGTTGGAAAGCATGACGGAGATTTTCCTATAGCAAATGCAGTAGTTGGAAATGTCTATTATTCTGAACTTACAAAAAAATATTATAAATGTAAAGTTGCTGGCCCTGCTCCAATGCCAAATGGAAATTTTATAGATATGAGTATATTAGAAAATCTTAATAGATTGGAAAATTTATACACAACTAAAGAGGAAAAAACAAAGTTAAGTTTAACTCGAATTAATAATGTAAATCTAAATAACATTACAGAAGCTGGTTTTTACACTTCATCTGGATGGGCTAATAATATCTCAGGGTTACCTCAAGAATTGAATAATAACGGTGGTAAAGCCTTTTATTTAGTTGTTTTTTCCCTAGAAAATGGTGGTTATTGTCAACAAATCTTGTATAGTTTCAAAGGAATTATTTTTTATAGAGCTATAACTGAAGCTAACACTAGTTTTAATCAATGGAGAAAAATTGGGTAA
- a CDS encoding phage structural protein, with product MANIYNYNSKNYELIIGKTRVDDYADDTKITIEYDGDFKSLTKGVDGARSVNQHNDYDAVIKFKILQNSPLNLAFKQLALTEGDKGTFSVTFVNKGLDGTMGAFSAKGFFKKIPTLEIGTDAKGTEWEVQCINLKMA from the coding sequence ATGGCTAATATATATAATTACAATAGTAAGAACTATGAATTAATAATCGGCAAAACAAGAGTTGATGACTATGCTGATGATACTAAAATTACAATAGAGTATGATGGAGATTTTAAAAGTTTAACAAAAGGAGTTGACGGTGCTAGAAGTGTCAATCAACACAATGATTATGACGCAGTTATAAAATTTAAAATTTTACAAAATTCACCTTTAAATCTAGCTTTTAAACAACTAGCACTAACAGAAGGAGACAAAGGAACTTTCTCTGTAACTTTTGTTAATAAAGGATTAGATGGAACAATGGGAGCATTCTCAGCCAAAGGTTTCTTTAAAAAAATACCAACTTTAGAGATTGGAACAGATGCAAAAGGTACAGAATGGGAAGTACAATGTATAAATTTAAAAATGGCTTAA
- a CDS encoding DnaT-like ssDNA-binding protein yields the protein MIGYVTLEETKEFLKNRYEEVSEQELSKGLYKALDKIESLCIRDSGKSDKQELIFPRIGEKEVPSEIKKAQMLEAYSIVKDVDDDNINDIEKGIASKSIGDMSISYNSNASNSIGSIIFANAQAKNILYKYVRKTYDWS from the coding sequence ATGATAGGTTATGTAACTTTAGAAGAAACTAAAGAATTCTTAAAAAACAGATACGAAGAGGTATCAGAACAAGAATTATCTAAAGGCTTATATAAAGCATTAGATAAGATTGAAAGTTTATGTATAAGAGATAGTGGAAAATCTGATAAACAAGAATTAATATTCCCTAGAATTGGAGAAAAAGAAGTACCTAGCGAAATTAAAAAGGCTCAAATGTTAGAGGCTTATTCAATAGTTAAAGATGTCGATGATGATAATATTAACGATATTGAAAAAGGCATTGCTAGTAAGTCAATAGGTGATATGTCTATCAGTTATAACTCTAATGCTAGTAATAGTATAGGCTCTATCATATTTGCAAATGCTCAAGCTAAAAATATTCTATATAAGTATGTAAGGAAAACATATGATTGGAGTTAA
- a CDS encoding crAss001_48 related protein: MEAFIERMIVEKNELQDKVTKLENFVTGEKFKELKGLEQVYLKEQLKFMKGYLSVLRQRINFYNK, from the coding sequence ATGGAAGCATTTATAGAAAGAATGATTGTAGAGAAAAATGAATTACAAGATAAAGTAACGAAGTTAGAAAATTTTGTTACTGGAGAAAAATTTAAAGAATTAAAAGGATTAGAGCAAGTTTATCTAAAAGAACAGCTAAAATTTATGAAAGGCTATTTAAGTGTTTTAAGACAAAGAATTAATTTTTATAACAAATAA
- a CDS encoding penicillin-binding protein, whose product MYYIYSKEKLPKLLFDVNLTSDEVKLYGGWDVIFGYYPNIQKDDSTIIERDTPFNYPIFDNNTIREMTREEKVANDIEITLEIGEFIENKKLIKVPKPQGNEKYLNWDKEKHLWILDTEAQKKDYFDVIDRLKADVLEYGFDYKVDKKEHRQRCRDKDITSLASNISIMLAEKIIKGKEKPITWYFEDNFGIELDLEKSLVLASFGKTFTQSVYDTENYFKTKVNPFPLTKDEFEKKRKEIHSSLAKG is encoded by the coding sequence ATGTATTATATATATTCAAAAGAAAAATTACCAAAACTATTATTTGATGTAAACTTAACATCAGATGAAGTAAAACTTTATGGAGGTTGGGATGTTATTTTTGGATATTATCCTAACATTCAAAAAGACGATTCAACGATAATTGAAAGAGATACACCATTCAACTATCCAATTTTTGATAATAACACAATTAGAGAAATGACAAGAGAAGAAAAAGTCGCAAATGATATTGAGATAACTCTTGAAATTGGAGAGTTTATAGAAAATAAAAAACTTATAAAAGTACCAAAACCACAAGGAAATGAAAAATACTTAAATTGGGATAAAGAAAAACACTTATGGATATTAGACACAGAAGCACAAAAAAAAGATTATTTTGATGTTATAGATAGGTTAAAAGCCGATGTTTTAGAGTATGGGTTTGATTATAAAGTAGACAAAAAAGAGCATAGACAAAGATGTCGTGATAAGGATATAACATCATTAGCCTCAAATATATCTATTATGTTAGCAGAAAAAATTATTAAGGGAAAAGAAAAACCGATAACTTGGTATTTTGAGGATAATTTTGGAATAGAGTTAGATTTAGAAAAATCTTTAGTGTTGGCTAGTTTTGGAAAAACTTTTACTCAATCGGTTTATGATACAGAAAACTATTTTAAGACTAAAGTTAATCCTTTTCCATTAACAAAAGATGAATTTGAAAAAAAGAGAAAAGAAATACACTCTAGCTTAGCAAAAGGCTAA
- a CDS encoding LIC_12616 family protein yields MNNLELEILLLEKINQLNDKFQTVPFEHLSKVNGQLKLPRVLARTISNNVIHRYTNDREDTEKYGIFKQTNINKHIISFSFTLSKKDSFIDVAVIRDYFTNIEAVNWWIKLNGLNLVIEEVGEIKDITDYSASDLLERYVFDLTVRTSKELRTEIEIIKDVKFNIEGGN; encoded by the coding sequence ATGAATAATCTAGAATTAGAAATATTACTACTTGAGAAAATAAACCAATTAAATGATAAATTTCAAACTGTGCCTTTTGAACATTTAAGTAAAGTTAATGGGCAACTGAAATTACCTCGTGTTCTTGCAAGGACTATTTCTAATAATGTTATTCATAGATATACAAATGATAGAGAAGACACTGAGAAATACGGAATTTTTAAACAAACAAATATAAACAAGCATATAATCAGCTTTTCGTTTACTCTAAGTAAAAAAGATAGCTTTATAGATGTAGCAGTAATTCGTGATTACTTTACAAATATAGAAGCTGTTAATTGGTGGATTAAATTAAATGGATTGAACTTAGTTATTGAGGAAGTTGGAGAAATTAAGGATATTACAGATTATTCAGCAAGTGATTTACTTGAAAGATATGTATTTGACTTGACTGTAAGAACTTCTAAAGAACTAAGAACAGAGATAGAAATTATAAAAGATGTTAAATTCAATATTGAAGGAGGTAACTAA
- a CDS encoding M15 family metallopeptidase, which yields MFNFSKTSLDKMNGVHPNVVNFMKELIKESPYDFKITCGVRTAEEQNHEYQKGRTILYDSNGNKQPKVSWCDGYKLKSKHQVKIDGYGYAVDIAVLEKEKYTDKKTGEVREKTVARWDYKYYKAIYDVAKSKGLIDKYNIVWGGNWKQKDSVHFQLGIADNVQFRR from the coding sequence ATGTTTAATTTTTCAAAAACGAGTTTGGATAAAATGAATGGAGTACATCCAAATGTAGTAAATTTTATGAAAGAACTTATAAAAGAGTCTCCATATGATTTTAAAATAACTTGTGGAGTTAGAACAGCAGAAGAGCAAAACCACGAGTATCAAAAAGGGAGAACTATTTTATATGATAGCAATGGCAACAAACAACCCAAAGTCAGTTGGTGTGATGGTTATAAATTAAAATCAAAACATCAAGTAAAAATTGATGGTTATGGATATGCTGTTGATATAGCAGTCTTAGAAAAAGAAAAATACACAGATAAGAAAACTGGAGAAGTAAGAGAAAAAACTGTTGCTAGATGGGATTATAAATATTATAAAGCTATTTATGATGTTGCTAAAAGTAAAGGGCTTATTGATAAATATAATATAGTTTGGGGTGGAAATTGGAAACAAAAAGACTCTGTACACTTTCAACTAGGGATAGCTGATAATGTTCAGTTTAGAAGATAA
- a CDS encoding phage baseplate protein, whose translation MSLFKQAISMALSLLGGTYSQSYIQDIPLEVISEKSRSLPMSLPSKRVENGFNISDSVRKEPMIINITVVDNSSDYMLNRDKLMKLQELGEEVQFVFSNRDTYEHMIIENIEEVETDKQKFGFTYFITLRQIQVGEIKESDVKTDNKKAKTSGGKKKRTTAKVSKPTSAEKSKVSKVTSGSNANSSNSAKPREKTALKQVFGG comes from the coding sequence ATGAGTTTATTTAAACAAGCTATAAGTATGGCACTTAGTTTATTAGGTGGAACATATAGCCAAAGTTATATACAAGATATTCCTTTAGAAGTAATATCAGAGAAATCTCGTAGTTTGCCTATGTCTTTACCTTCTAAAAGAGTTGAAAATGGCTTTAATATAAGTGATTCAGTGAGAAAAGAGCCAATGATTATAAATATAACTGTTGTAGATAATAGCAGTGATTATATGTTAAATAGGGATAAATTAATGAAGTTACAGGAGCTAGGCGAAGAGGTACAGTTTGTTTTTTCTAACCGCGATACATATGAACATATGATAATAGAGAACATAGAAGAAGTTGAAACAGATAAACAAAAGTTTGGGTTTACATACTTTATAACTCTAAGACAGATACAAGTTGGAGAGATTAAAGAAAGTGATGTAAAAACAGATAATAAAAAGGCTAAAACTTCTGGAGGGAAAAAGAAACGGACAACTGCTAAAGTTAGTAAGCCTACAAGTGCAGAAAAAAGCAAAGTTAGTAAGGTAACAAGTGGAAGTAATGCAAATAGTAGCAACTCAGCAAAGCCAAGAGAAAAGACAGCTTTAAAGCAAGTATTCGGAGGATAA
- a CDS encoding phage baseplate plug protein, translating to MKALEIDVNDIEERGIIAELPNNIVLELIYNTYDSFIYLSILNALNERITGYNKLVPNIDYLSLVRNDKNLQLRCIKINEFAEEKDKITPENLNKDYKFFLIGDDDETVETS from the coding sequence ATGAAAGCTTTAGAAATAGACGTAAATGATATAGAAGAAAGAGGAATAATAGCTGAATTACCTAATAATATCGTTTTAGAGCTAATTTATAATACTTATGATAGTTTTATATATCTATCTATTTTAAATGCTTTAAATGAGCGTATAACAGGGTATAACAAGCTAGTACCTAACATTGATTATCTTAGTCTTGTAAGAAATGATAAAAACTTACAATTAAGATGTATAAAGATTAATGAATTTGCTGAGGAAAAAGATAAAATTACTCCTGAAAATCTAAACAAAGACTATAAATTCTTTTTAATAGGTGATGATGATGAAACTGTGGAAACAAGTTAG